The genomic window AGAATTGCAGCCTGTCGTAAGCACCCTGTTTCAAATCCGCCAACATATTTGACACACTCATGCAGGAAGCCATTCGAAAGGCATCAACACTGATCGAAGCTCTGGGCTGGATCCAGAGGTTTCGAAATCGATATATCGTCATCAAGCTGGGCGGCAGTACGCTCAGTGACAGTGATGCTGTCGACAGCCTGTTGACTGACCTTGTATTTATGGCAACTGTGGGAATGCGTCCTGTTCTGGTTCACGGTGGAGGTAACGCCATCAGCCGTGCGATGGGCGATGCCGGAATCGAACCACAGTTTGTCGAAGGACGCCGTTACACCGACAAAGCCACACTTGATATCGCTACACGGGTACTCGTCCATGAAATCTGTCCGTCAATTGTTGAAAAAATCAGCAGTCGGGGCGCCCAGGCAACAGGTCTTCACTTCGGATCTGAGAATGCACTCACTGCCGACCGGCTGAAGGTTTCCACAGCGGACGGCGGCATGACTGATCTTGGCCATGTCGGCCAAATCAGCCACGTCGACCACGACCTGCTGTCGCGGGTCTGCTCAACAGGCACAATTCCCGTCATTCCGAGTATTGCTTTGGACCGACGCGGCCATCGGCTCAACGTCAACGCCGATACCGCAGCAGCTGCCGTGGCTCAGGAACTCGATGCCGAAAAACTCGTTTTTCTAAGTGACATTCCTGGCATCCTGACGAACATTCATGACCCAAATACCCGACTTTCCCACGTCACCGCGACAGAGGTACGTGATTTGATTTCTGACGGTACAATCGCCGGAGGAATGGTTCCCAAAGTTCAGGCGGCGCTCGATGCGCTGACGGCGGGGGTCAGAAAAATCCACATTGTTGATGCAGGCATGCCCCATTCCGTCCTGCTGGAAATCTATTCTGACACAGGAGTGGGAACTGAGATCGTTGGTTAGTGTTCGTTGAACGGTCCGGAACGAATGCTGGCGACACCAAACACAAAACACAGAATCGGAAAGATCTAAAATGGCAACCGTGACGCCCCGCAGCAGCAAAGACACCATCGAACTTTTCGATCAGTTTGTCATCCCCAATTACACCCGATATCCGGTGTCTCTGGTCGAAGGCACCGGTTCCTGGGTAACCGATGCCGAGGGTCAGCGTTTTCTGGATCTTTTTCCGGGCTGGGGGTGCAATATCCTCGGATACTCTCCGCCGGCCGTTGTGGAGGCGATTCAGGAACAGGCCGCCCGGCTGATTCACGTTCCCAACACATGGTACATCGAACAACAGGGCCGTTTCGCTGAGTTTCTTTGTTCGCGCAGCTTTGGAAAAGCGTTCTTCTGCAATAGCGGAGCAGAAGCCAGTGAAGCAGCCATCAAACTTGCTCGACTACATGGATCGTCCAGGGGCCGCTACAGGATGATTACGTTCGAACGGGGTTTCCATGGCCGAACTCTGGGTGCACTCACGGCGACAGCTCAGCCCAAACACCACGAAGGCCTGGGCCCCCTCATGTCCGGTTTTCGCTACGCGGCCCTCAATGACCTGGATGCGGTGCGATCACTGGTCGATAAAGAGACCTGCGCCATCATGATTGAACCGGTCCAGGGTGAGGGAGGTGTCCGAATTCCGGATCGAGATTTCCTGCAGGGACTGCGAACGATCTGTGACGAAAACGAGATCCTTCTGATCTTCGACGAGGTCCAGACAGGCATGGGACGTACCGGGACCTGGTTCGGATATCAGCAGACCGGCGTCACGCCCGACATCATCACCATGGCCAAGGGCATCGCAGGTGGTGTGGCCTGCGGAGCATTGATTGCGCACGAAAGTATTGCTGCCGATCTGCGACCTGGAATGCATGCCAGTACATTCGGCGGAAATTCACTGGCAATGGCCGCCGGACTGGCAACCGGGGAAATCATTGAACAGGAAAACATCCTTCAACATGTCACCGACAATGCGTCTCATGCCCGAGAGCGACTGACGAATTTGAAAGCAGAATTGCCCATCATACGTGAAGTTCGTGTCTGCGGAATGATGATCGGAATCGATCTGAACATTCCGTCCGGTCCGGCTGTCGGTTTGTGTATGGAACGGGGGGTCCTGATCAATGCAACTCAGGAAACTGTCGTTCGTTTGCTGCCCGCGCTGAATATCGAACGTGAAGAATTCGATCAAGGCCTTGATACTGTCACCGAAGTTCTGCAGCTAATGGCCGAACAGCAGGGAGAATGATAACAGCAAATTCTCAGTGACCTGTCTCACAGAGACTCTGACGGAGCAATCCGTTCTGCCAACAAAACGGGGGGAGAACAGTTATTTTCCGTACGGGATGTCTGACGCTCGTACAGTCGCTGCATGCGGATCTGTTCCGAGCGGTCGCTCATCCGCGAAGTGTTTGTAACGACTGATCGAAATACGCAGATCAATCCGGCTGACGCAATCCTGATCCACTCCCGGATTCACGGGCCGATCGAAAACAGGTCATTCATGCAACAGTCACGGCTGTTTTCCGAACCGGCCTCGCTGTCATAGTATGGCCCCAATGTCGTTGAACGCCCCCTGATCGGCCCAGGATTCGTTGAACGCCCTTTATTTTTTCGACCGAGAGGTACTTAGGCGTGGATTTTTGGCAATAAACACGCCTGCGTCGTTACCTGTCTGGTGACTGAACTCCCTGACTGGAATGACACTAAATCCGGTGTAAATGCTGTCGCAGTCATCACCCGTCCCTTTGGAACAGTTCGTCGTGGATTCAATAACCAAGTCCACGATCTCCTGCCTCGTCTGGAAAATCCCCTAAAAGCTGATCAGCGAACATTGTGGCTGACCGGCCATTAACAGGACGGTTCCATGGCAACAATCTGTGCCGGTCGATGCTATCTCTCGGAAATTGATTCATTGCCCAGGACTCTTTACACGTATGGAAGTCCCCGGGTGGGTAACCACCGTTTCGTGAATTTTGTTGCACCCAACCCTACATGCCGGGTAAATAACAACGACATCGTGAACTGCGTTCCGCCTGCATGGATGGGTGATCGGCATTCCGGTCGGAAACTGTCCCTGGACCGGAGTCCGACGGTTTCACGACCGCGCC from Fuerstiella sp. includes these protein-coding regions:
- a CDS encoding aspartate aminotransferase family protein; translation: MATVTPRSSKDTIELFDQFVIPNYTRYPVSLVEGTGSWVTDAEGQRFLDLFPGWGCNILGYSPPAVVEAIQEQAARLIHVPNTWYIEQQGRFAEFLCSRSFGKAFFCNSGAEASEAAIKLARLHGSSRGRYRMITFERGFHGRTLGALTATAQPKHHEGLGPLMSGFRYAALNDLDAVRSLVDKETCAIMIEPVQGEGGVRIPDRDFLQGLRTICDENEILLIFDEVQTGMGRTGTWFGYQQTGVTPDIITMAKGIAGGVACGALIAHESIAADLRPGMHASTFGGNSLAMAAGLATGEIIEQENILQHVTDNASHARERLTNLKAELPIIREVRVCGMMIGIDLNIPSGPAVGLCMERGVLINATQETVVRLLPALNIEREEFDQGLDTVTEVLQLMAEQQGE
- the argB gene encoding acetylglutamate kinase, with product MQEAIRKASTLIEALGWIQRFRNRYIVIKLGGSTLSDSDAVDSLLTDLVFMATVGMRPVLVHGGGNAISRAMGDAGIEPQFVEGRRYTDKATLDIATRVLVHEICPSIVEKISSRGAQATGLHFGSENALTADRLKVSTADGGMTDLGHVGQISHVDHDLLSRVCSTGTIPVIPSIALDRRGHRLNVNADTAAAAVAQELDAEKLVFLSDIPGILTNIHDPNTRLSHVTATEVRDLISDGTIAGGMVPKVQAALDALTAGVRKIHIVDAGMPHSVLLEIYSDTGVGTEIVG